The following proteins are encoded in a genomic region of Cryptomeria japonica chromosome 11, Sugi_1.0, whole genome shotgun sequence:
- the LOC131045616 gene encoding probable F-box protein At2g36090, whose translation MGMMSLNGDLISQILGHVDGTTLANAGCVSSEFWSIAREERIWEQVCCSLWPSIEDTGIKELISDSLGGFRNFYANCFPLIAYESTQRDSMSMELQNLNDGVPSDFVSIVDVAYKNKAIFNKVVWGILCAHDFEGWFSNCPFRMELIEFSDVEDDNHAVEDGLPTIIECLGKVKKDDKIWGELMENIRLSWIVVNRRTRKVANFSSWSPLAGQRHWVSDKDFVMRFGSILPAHNILPCNFVHCILVMKCRVSDGDQASLKISQLSMQLEDAMGGQVNGRNSLLILERALGCRKSKNHAQILVSYQQYFSEQRKLKEAKMRSEERLDTLCILSGIVAFNSICYFVFRESGAIMGL comes from the coding sequence ATGGGTATGATGTCTTTGAATGGTGATCTTATCAGCCAGATCTTAGGTCATGTGGATGGAACAACACTTGCAAATGCAGGATGTGTGTCTTCAGAGTTCTGGTCCATTGCAAGAGAGGAGAGGATATGGGAACAGGTGTGCTGTTCTCTCTGGCCTTCCATAGAGGATACAGGGATTAAGGAATTGATCTCTGATTCATTGGGTGGCTTCAGAAACTTTTATGCAAACTGTTTTCCCCTGATTGCTTATGAAAGCACCCAGAGGGATTCAATGTCCATGGAGCTGCAAAATTTGAATGATGGTGTTCCTTCTGATTTTGTGTCAATTGTGGATGTGGCATACAAGAATAAGGCCATCTTTAACAAAGTTGTGTGGGGCATCCTCTGTGCTCATGATTTTGAGGGCTGGTTTTCTAACTGCCCTTTCAGAATGGAGCTCATTGAGTTTTCTGATGTTGAAGATGATAATCATGCTGTTGAAGATGGGTTGCCAACAATTATAGAGTGTCTTGGTAAGGTGAAGAAAGATGATAAGATCTGGGGGGAATTGATGGAAAATATTAGGTTAAGCTGGATTGTTGTAAACAGAAGAACAAGGAAAGTTGCTAATTTTTCAAGCTGGAGTCCCTTGGCTGGGCAGAGGCATTGGGTATCTGATAAGGATTTTGTCATGCGCTTTGGCTCCATATTACCTGCACACAACATATTGCCTTGCAACTTTGTGCATTGTATTCTTGTTATGAAGTGTAGAGTTTCAGATGGCGATCAAGCCAGTTTGAAGATCAGTCAACTTAGCATGCAGTTGGAAGATGCCATGGGAGGTCAAGTTAATGGGAGGAACAGTTTGCTTATCCTAGAAAGAGCTCTTGGTTGCAGAAAAAGTAAGAACCATGCTCAGATTTTGGTATCTTACCAACAGTATTTCAGTGAGCAGAGAAAGTTGAAGGAAGCAAAGATGAGGAGTGAAGAGCGTTTAGACACCCTCTGCATTCTAAGCGGCATTGTTGCATTTAATTCGATTTGTTATTTCGTTTTCAGAGAGAGTGGTGCCATCATGGGACTTTGA
- the LOC131859941 gene encoding F-box protein At2g27310-like, whose amino-acid sequence MVLNSDLITEVLRRVDGITLANAGCVSSQFWCSARQESIWEDACSTLWPSTVETDVKQLIPSSLGGFRNFYASCFPFIDYDQSGTNSRCLKNLGDANKPSDFVCLVDLQYKNKFIYSQVLWGIPASKDFEGWFCNCPFRIDLINFDEDHTSPDQLPTILLGEIEKGGEFWGHLMENIRLSWIVINRKTGQAANLSSWSPLAGQKHWSSDKDCVICFGSILPAENIVSCKVVQCKFVMKCRVSQTDHTSLKMTELSM is encoded by the coding sequence ATGGTTTTGAACAGTGATCTCATAACAGAAGTCTTAAGGCGTGTGGATGGCATAACACTTGCAAACGCAGGGTGTGTGTCTTCCCAATTTTGGTGTAGTGCAAGGCAGGAGAGTATATGGGAAGACGCATGTTCGACTCTCTGGCCCTCCACAGTGGAGACAGATGTTAAGCAACTCATCCCTTCTTCATTGGGGGGGTTTCGAAATTTCTATGCAAGCTGCTTTCCCTTCATTGATTATGATCAATCTGGGACAAATTCAAGGTGCTTGAAGAATCTGGGTGATGCTAACAAACCATCTGATTTTGTGTGTCTTGTGGATTTGCAATACAAGAATAAGTTCATATATTCTCAAGTTTTGTGGGGCATCCCTGCTTCAAAAGATTTTGAGGGGTGGTTCTGCAACTGCCCATTTAGGATTGATCTCATTAATTTTGATGAGGATCACACTAGCCCAGATCAGCTGCCCACAATTCTGCTTGGGGAGATTGAGAAGGGAGGTGAATTTTGGGGGCACTTGATGGAAAATATTAGGTTAAGTTGGATTGTGATAAACAGGAAAACAGGGCAAGCTGCTAATCTTTCAAGCTGGAGTCCCCTGGCTGGACAAAAGCATTGGTCCTCTGACAAGGACTGTGTCATATGCTTTGGCTCTATATTGCCTGCTGAAAACATAGTGTCTTGCAAAGTTGTACAGTGTaagtttgtgatgaagtgtagaGTTTCACAAACTGATCATACCAGCTTGAAGATGACTGAGCTGAGTATGTAG